One Exiguobacterium sp. BMC-KP genomic window, ACGAATACGTCTTTCGCATCAGACGTTTCAATGAAACCATAACCCTTTTCAGCGTTAAACCATTTGACTTTACCTTGTTCCATTCGAATTCACGTTCCCTTCGCAAACCAGAGTACGAGAGCAAGCTCTCACGAATTAGTCTATCAAAAGAAGGAATTATTGACAATTAAAAATTCTGATTATTTAGAAACCATTACCACTAAAATATCAATTTCCTCCAAGACATTGTTCTATATTTCAAAAAATTACATTGTCATTACATTTGTAATATTGTATTATATCGTTAGTAATTACCTGTTTTATCCATTGTCCCATTTGAGGAGGATGTAGTCGACATGCGACCATTCCATAATGATGAAAAGTATCGAATCACGAAGCGGACCGTAGCAATCTTACCTTGTTACGACATGATGAAGCAGTCCATCATCGTGCTAGAAGATGGTTCTACCATCATGACGCCACTTCGACCGTATCAACTGTTGCAATTATCGTGCAGGCAGTACAATAGTTCTATTGAGGAACGGATCGTCACCGCAAAACGTGTCGCATCCGTGAAAGGAAAAGTCCCGATTGTCATCGAACCGTCACTCGGCC contains:
- a CDS encoding competence protein ComK; amino-acid sequence: MRPFHNDEKYRITKRTVAILPCYDMMKQSIIVLEDGSTIMTPLRPYQLLQLSCRQYNSSIEERIVTAKRVASVKGKVPIVIEPSLGLVFFPTKSPKRDDCEWYAWSHMIDVLEEDGQTKLKTRNGMILPVNASPYIVRNQMKATGELMARYQQLNAMTLEERFNAIKS